One genomic segment of Musa acuminata AAA Group cultivar baxijiao chromosome BXJ3-3, Cavendish_Baxijiao_AAA, whole genome shotgun sequence includes these proteins:
- the LOC135633450 gene encoding protein SMALL AUXIN UP-REGULATED RNA 51-like codes for MAVKKQNKLAQTAVLKQILKRCSSLGREEKEEGPPVDVPRGHFVVYVGKNRSRYIVPISYLDHPEFQSLLRQSEEEFGFKHHMGLTIPCDEVAFRSLTSSLR; via the coding sequence ATGGCAGTGAAGAAGCAGAACAAGCTGGCTCAGACAGCGGTGCTGAAGCAAATACTGAAGCGGTGCTCGAGCTTGGggagggaggagaaggaggaaGGGCCGCCGGTGGACGTGCCCAGGGGCCACTTCGTGGTGTACGTCGGCAAGAACCGGAGCCGGTACATCGTGCCCATCTCCTACCTGGACCACCCCGAGTTCCAGAGCCTCCTCCGCCAGTCCGAGGAGGAGTTCGGCTTCAAGCACCACATGGGCCTCACCATCCCCTGCGACGAGGTGGCCTTCCGCTCCCTCACCTCCTCGCTCAGATGA
- the LOC103977912 gene encoding AT-hook motif nuclear-localized protein 22 gives MDPMTASTHGHHLPPFRARDFHHLHHSPQVPQHFQTQQQQQPKIEEEHSSLHRGNMDDSSSNNNNNFIGSNSSNSADGKEQAPMTSPGSGGAEGEINRKPRGRPPGSKNKPKPPIIITRNSANALLSHVMEIAGGCDICESVATFARRRQRGVCILGGSGTVINVTLRQSASPGAVVTLRGRFEILSISGSFLPPPAPPAATGMTIYLSGGQGQVVGGSVVGPLIALGPIIIMAASFGSAAYERLPLPEEEGLQAQGPLGSPDFVGQSPQAQQQLLPDPNNPLFHNLSPSLLNNMQSPADAYGWGAGGVRPPY, from the coding sequence ATGGATCCGATGACGGCATCCACACATGGCCACCATCTCCCTCCCTTCCGCGCACGAGATTTCCACCACCTCCACCATTCGCCGCAAGTACCCCAACACTTCCaaacgcagcagcagcagcagcccaaGATCGAAGAAGAGCACAGCAGCCTCCACCGCGGCAACATGGatgacagcagcagcaacaacaacaataactttATAGGTAGCAACAGTTCGAACAGCGCTGACGGAAAGGAGCAGGCGCCGATGACATCGCCCGGCAGCGGCGGTGCAGAGGGGGAGATCAATCGCAAGCCACGGGGCCGGCCGCCAGGCTCGAAGAACAAACCGAAGCCACCGATCATCATCACCAGGAACAGCGCCAACGCGCTACTGTCCCACGTGATGGAGATCGCCGGCGGGTGCGACATCTGCGAGAGCGTCGCCACCTTCGCGCGCCGGAGGCAGCGCGGCGTCTGCATCCTTGGCGGCAGCGGCACCGTGATCAACGTCACCCTTCGCCAATCGGCCTCCCCCGGTGCCGTCGTCACCCTCCGTGGCCGGTTCGAGATCCTCTCCATCTCCGGATCCTTCCTGCCGCCGCCGGCGCCACCGGCCGCCACAGGAATGACCATCTATTTGTCGGGCGGGCAGGGACAGGTCGTCGGAGGGAGCGTGGTCGGGCCGCTGATAGCATTGGGCCCCATCATCATAATGGCAGCGTCGTTCGGCAGCGCCGCCTACGAGCGTCTCCCCCTCCCGGAGGAAGAGGGTCTACAAGCGCAGGGGCCACTTGGATCACCAGATTTTGTGGGGCAATCGCCGCAGGCCCAGCAGCAGCTGCTGCCCGACCCCAACAACCCGCTCTTCCACAACCTGTCGCCGAGCTTACTCAACAACATGCAGTCGCCTGCGGACGCTTACGGATGGGGCGCCGGAGGAGTTCGTCCGCCATATTGA
- the LOC103977913 gene encoding ACT domain-containing protein ACR8, producing the protein MEKPAYLDEYEKLVIRMNTPKVVIDNAVCPIATLVKVDSASRKHGVLLEAIHVLTDLNLSVKKAYISSDGRWFMDVFHVTDQFGNKLTDDSVISYLEQSLDTGNPEINISHRCEGLTALELTGTDRPGLLSEVFAVLADLQCDVVEATVWTHDGRVACILFLKDQLSGSPLDDAQRIHRIESRLRHVLKGDHGVRSGKTAVTSMAVAHPDSRLHQLMLADRDYDRCPSAPASSTFVSVQNWDERGYSVVNVQCRDRPKLLFDIVWTLTDMQYVVFHGTIDTDGDSAHQEFYIRHKNGSPIDSEAERHRVIQCLQAAIERRASEGTRLELCIEDRPGLLSDVTRTFRENGLLVTRAEASTKGDMASDVFYVTDAAGQAADPKAIEAVRLRIGFDHLKVKEEQRPRFCRKESTDREASLGGVGTGLFYLGSLVRRNLYNLGLIKSCS; encoded by the exons ATGGAGAAGCCGGCGTATTTGGATGAGTACGAGAAGCTCGTCATCAGGATGAACACTCCTAA GGTCGTCATCGACAATGCTGTTTGCCCGATCGCAACTCTCGTCAAG GTTGACAGCGCGTCGAGGAAGCACGGCGTTCTCCTCGAAGCCATCCATGTCCTAACCGACCTCAACCTCTCTGTCAAGAAGGCCTACATCTCCTCCGATGGCCGCTGGTTCATGGACGTCTTCCACGTCACCGACCAGTTCGGCAACAAGCTCACCGATGACAGCGTCATCTCCTACCTCGAGCAG TCTTTGGACACGGGGAACCCGGAAATCAACATAAGCCACCGCTGCGAAGGGCTCACGGCCTTGGAGCTGACGGGGACGGACCGCCCGGGCCTCCTCTCCGAAGTCTTCGCCGTGCTTGCCGACCTTCAATGCGACGTGGTGGAGGCCACGGTGTGGACGCACGACGGCCGCGTCGCGTGCATCCTCTTCCTCAAGGACCAGCTCTCCGGCTCGCCCCTCGATGATGCGCAGAGGATCCACCGCATCGAGTCCCGCCTCCGCCACGTCCTCAAGGGCGACCATGGCGTCCGCAGCGGCAAGACGGCTGTCACCTCCATGGCCGTCGCCCACCCCGACAGTCGACTCCACCAGCTGATGCTCGCCGACCGAGACTACGACCGCTGTCCATCGGCTCCTGCCTCATCAACCTTCGTCTCGGTCCAGAACTGGGACGAGCGTGGCTACTCCGTCGTCAACGTGCAGTGTCGCGACCGACCGAAGCTGCTGTTCGACATCGTGTGGACGCTAACGGACATGCAGTATGTAGTGTTTCACGGCACCATCGACACTGATGGTGATTCAGCTCATCAG GAGTTCTACATAAGGCATAAGAATGGTAGCCCCATCGATTCAGAAGCTGAGAGGCACCGAGTGATCCAATGCTTGCAAGCCGCCATCGAAAGGAGAGCATCAGAG GGCACGAGATTGGAACTTTGCATCGAGGACCGGCCGGGGCTCCTTTCCGATGTAACCCGAACCTTCCGGGAGAACGGGCTTCTGGTGACGAGAGCAGAGGCGTCGACGAAAGGCGACATGGCGTCGGATGTCTTCTACGTGACGGACGCCGCCGGGCAAGCCGcggatcccaaggcgatcgaggcCGTCCGACTGAGGATTGGTTTTGATCACCTCAAGGTGAAGGAGGAGCAACGGCCGCGATTCTGCCGCAAGGAGTCAACCGACAGGGAAGCATCTCTGGGAGGTGTCGGCACTGGGTTGTTCTACCTGGGCAGTTTAGTTAGGAGAAACCTGTACAACTTGGGGTTGATCAAGTCATGTTCTTAG